The following are encoded in a window of Thermococcus celericrescens genomic DNA:
- the thrC gene encoding threonine synthase, whose protein sequence is MRLVCSICGKTYDEPVQRCECGEPVEFERFTGEPYIGKSVWERFWDFWPVEPVLELSLGEGDTPLVESRLGKELGIRLYLKNETVNPTWSFKDRGTFLAISHALKAGYRAVGTVSTGNMAASVSAYASRFGVEAKILVSENASDEKLKAVWVYGGEVIRVHGDYGRLYFESLKLGEKLGVYFINSDNPFRIEGYKGIAFEIAEELSPDYVLIPTSSGGLFRGIAKGFIELHESGLIDGLPTLIAVQAEGCSPICRAFDEGRAKIERFESPKTVAKAIANPYPPSGNTVLRLMQDFDWKCMAVSDEEILEAQRKLAGEGLFVQPASATGIAALEKLDLPSGAKVVSILTGSGLKTLSTAGQGKVRECPLEGLENCIKNDS, encoded by the coding sequence AATCTGCGGGAAAACCTACGACGAACCGGTTCAGAGGTGTGAATGCGGCGAGCCTGTGGAGTTCGAAAGATTCACGGGCGAGCCATACATAGGGAAGAGCGTCTGGGAGCGGTTCTGGGACTTCTGGCCGGTGGAACCGGTTCTGGAACTTTCCCTCGGCGAAGGCGACACACCACTGGTTGAGTCCCGGCTCGGCAAAGAGCTCGGAATCCGGCTCTACCTCAAGAACGAGACCGTAAACCCGACATGGAGCTTCAAGGATAGGGGGACGTTTCTGGCCATCAGCCATGCCCTCAAGGCCGGCTACAGAGCTGTCGGAACGGTATCGACCGGCAACATGGCGGCGAGCGTTTCGGCCTACGCTTCCCGCTTTGGAGTAGAAGCCAAAATCCTCGTCTCTGAAAACGCGAGCGACGAGAAGCTGAAGGCCGTTTGGGTTTACGGCGGCGAGGTCATCAGAGTCCACGGCGACTACGGGAGGCTCTACTTCGAGAGCCTGAAGCTAGGAGAAAAGCTCGGGGTCTATTTTATCAACTCGGACAACCCCTTCCGGATCGAGGGCTACAAGGGCATAGCGTTCGAGATAGCCGAGGAACTGAGCCCGGACTACGTTCTAATCCCGACCAGCTCAGGCGGCCTTTTCCGCGGAATCGCCAAGGGCTTCATCGAGCTCCACGAGAGCGGGCTCATCGATGGGCTTCCAACCCTTATCGCGGTTCAGGCCGAGGGCTGCTCACCGATATGCAGGGCTTTTGATGAGGGCAGGGCAAAAATCGAGCGCTTTGAGAGTCCCAAAACGGTAGCCAAGGCCATAGCCAACCCATATCCGCCGAGCGGGAACACGGTTCTGAGGCTCATGCAGGACTTCGACTGGAAATGTATGGCCGTTTCCGACGAGGAGATACTCGAAGCGCAGAGGAAGCTCGCCGGTGAAGGCCTCTTCGTCCAGCCGGCGAGTGCTACGGGTATAGCAGCACTGGAGAAGCTCGACCTTCCAAGCGGAGCCAAGGTCGTCTCGATACTCACTGGCTCCGGGTTGAAGACTCTCTCGACGGCAGGGCAGGGTAAGGTGAGGGAGTG